The proteins below come from a single Candidatus Babeliales bacterium genomic window:
- a CDS encoding M23 family metallopeptidase, with translation MNSIKTIFFVFIAFVMTITTGLLWFEYRFFKQESNKMQMIQQDYQNHLTAIKKLFVEYAYLKDLFEQRDDKDEKKKSSYDEQLMAYALPQDANIFSSDNPDDSDAFCVLNRDVEHLHHKTVQYYTKQGYKDVLEHITPDMWAEYTDTVLERSVIKPQKKKRAKKAQRPVVAGKAAQKPRHVNQNVAHDINLSWPIKRSDFWLSSLFGPRKKANGSSGYHYGIDMASVKGTPVYVAADGVVIEARYASGYGNTILVAHTNKYRTRYAHLDKILVRVGMKIKRGALIGRVGDTGSVRKRGADASHLHFELHAFGTQVNPLYFLS, from the coding sequence ATGAATAGTATAAAAACTATTTTTTTTGTTTTTATTGCGTTTGTTATGACGATAACAACAGGCCTCTTATGGTTTGAGTATCGTTTTTTCAAACAAGAATCTAATAAGATGCAGATGATCCAGCAGGATTATCAGAATCATTTGACGGCAATTAAAAAGTTGTTTGTTGAATATGCATATCTTAAAGATCTTTTTGAGCAACGTGACGATAAAGACGAAAAAAAAAAAAGTAGTTACGACGAGCAATTGATGGCATATGCTCTGCCTCAAGATGCAAATATTTTTTCATCAGATAATCCTGATGATAGTGATGCCTTTTGTGTGCTCAATAGAGATGTGGAGCATTTGCATCATAAAACAGTGCAGTATTATACTAAGCAGGGATACAAAGACGTATTAGAGCATATCACGCCTGATATGTGGGCTGAGTATACTGATACCGTGCTTGAGAGATCTGTTATAAAACCACAGAAAAAAAAGAGAGCAAAAAAAGCGCAACGTCCGGTTGTTGCCGGTAAAGCGGCTCAAAAACCGAGACATGTAAATCAAAATGTTGCTCATGACATTAATTTATCATGGCCGATAAAGCGTTCAGATTTTTGGCTAAGTTCATTATTTGGTCCGCGTAAAAAAGCAAATGGATCTTCTGGGTATCATTATGGTATTGATATGGCTTCAGTAAAAGGAACTCCAGTGTATGTAGCAGCAGATGGTGTAGTAATTGAAGCGCGATATGCTTCAGGATATGGCAACACTATTTTGGTAGCACATACTAATAAATATCGTACGCGGTATGCTCATCTTGATAAAATTTTGGTACGGGTGGGTATGAAAATTAAGCGGGGTGCGTTAATTGGACGAGTAGGCGATACCGGTTCAGTACGTAAACGAGGTGCGGATGCGTCACATTTACATTTTGAGCTTCATGCTTTTGGTACACAGGTAAATCCGTTGTATTTTTTAAGTTGA
- a CDS encoding tetratricopeptide repeat protein, whose protein sequence is MKPNTITNQELFLTGHALYNDRLYDQALATYQLISDKGAAAWFNMGCCAYRLNNYPEARLYWKRAERQAPTSLYYDIHYNMRFLDQQLGLPVIAPAKIEIVSNKMQYVPFWGLQLLFLSVWVYFFLLIKRWALYRRYGTVIALLSVQLLLGYLVWHRYRQMHDVVVIAKESVISLYAGADKRYHVVGQVPSAAQMQRLCKCGDWYKVQYGELIGWTHKDTCFDV, encoded by the coding sequence ATGAAACCAAACACGATTACTAATCAAGAGCTGTTTTTAACAGGTCACGCATTGTATAATGATCGTTTATATGATCAGGCGCTTGCGACGTATCAATTGATTTCTGATAAAGGTGCCGCAGCTTGGTTTAATATGGGTTGTTGCGCGTATCGGTTAAACAATTATCCAGAGGCCCGTTTGTATTGGAAGCGTGCAGAACGTCAAGCGCCAACATCATTGTATTATGATATACACTATAATATGCGTTTTTTAGATCAACAGCTTGGTTTGCCTGTTATTGCACCAGCTAAAATAGAGATAGTAAGCAATAAGATGCAGTATGTGCCATTTTGGGGATTGCAGCTACTGTTTTTATCGGTTTGGGTGTATTTTTTTTTACTAATAAAAAGATGGGCTTTGTATAGACGATATGGTACAGTTATAGCTCTTTTGTCTGTGCAGTTATTGTTGGGTTATCTGGTGTGGCATCGGTATCGTCAAATGCATGATGTGGTAGTGATTGCCAAAGAGTCGGTTATCTCTTTGTACGCGGGGGCAGATAAGAGATATCATGTAGTAGGGCAAGTGCCGAGCGCTGCGCAGATGCAACGACTTTGTAAATGTGGCGATTGGTATAAAGTCCAATATGGTGAACTGATAGGATGGACCCACAAAGATACTTGTTTTGATGTATGA
- a CDS encoding BatD family protein — MDKIVGKIVLLVSLVMQSVVMHADVTLRARDANGKPLEQIVIGREFIVEVVLDGEHSRVRNPIVDNLKSLNVVAQSTQMQTMNGVTTVSYRYTVIGEPLGVLTIGPVYVVHNNKKVESNVLTVAVVDHQLEQSDRTMVDDEALVMVRLVCDKKQVVVGETVRCSLQYLYKDERVNLIGVEEPRWGKCHVNKQGDSRATTELVDGVEYDCLTTSWDMHVMEPGTVTIPGVRADVQVPVSPRDRFDQYSFFFRTSHQKKRLYSNAVNLIVDPLPEYNGTVHAVGSFSQLKASLKPTVAKIGEGMVFSLSARWSKYCNIIEAPTILQIPEGFTSYDSKQSTTHVSPDEGVVSFEYIMQGMKPGDWEIPSQTFTYFDIKTRNYITLSSEPLSVTILGTALSRKNELGSSAGAQQVESGNITTANGQSDQHNDIHSIISNDIWYSRSVREIPLSFFLLLLLVPILGIIFFLLQSMWLWYKDKNELVIRKKRGFMLARRALQQAEQQHAAGQLYFIFIQLFVARFGLPESALSQDVIAERLARAGMLVDDIHAWNSFFSQIAELVFFNKTIDDQSAIALFTQAHAWLTVFEQTI; from the coding sequence ATGGACAAAATTGTTGGTAAAATAGTATTACTCGTTTCATTGGTAATGCAATCTGTTGTGATGCATGCAGATGTGACATTACGAGCGCGAGATGCGAATGGAAAACCATTAGAACAGATTGTGATTGGGCGAGAATTTATTGTAGAGGTTGTATTAGATGGAGAGCATAGTCGTGTGCGCAATCCGATTGTTGATAACTTGAAATCATTGAATGTTGTAGCGCAATCAACACAGATGCAAACTATGAATGGAGTAACGACTGTTTCATATCGATATACGGTGATAGGAGAACCACTTGGAGTTCTGACCATTGGTCCAGTATATGTTGTGCATAATAATAAGAAGGTAGAATCTAACGTATTGACTGTTGCGGTGGTTGACCATCAACTTGAGCAATCTGATAGAACAATGGTAGATGATGAAGCTCTAGTTATGGTGCGATTAGTATGTGATAAAAAACAAGTGGTAGTTGGAGAGACCGTTCGCTGTTCGCTGCAGTATCTTTATAAGGATGAACGGGTTAATCTCATTGGGGTTGAAGAACCGAGATGGGGCAAGTGCCATGTGAATAAGCAGGGGGATTCTAGAGCTACGACTGAACTTGTTGATGGTGTTGAATATGATTGTCTGACAACGTCATGGGATATGCATGTCATGGAGCCAGGGACTGTTACTATCCCAGGAGTACGAGCAGATGTGCAGGTGCCAGTATCACCGAGAGATCGTTTTGATCAGTATTCTTTTTTCTTTAGAACGAGTCACCAAAAAAAACGATTATATTCTAATGCAGTAAACCTTATCGTTGATCCATTGCCTGAGTATAATGGCACTGTGCATGCAGTTGGATCGTTTTCTCAGTTGAAAGCATCATTAAAACCGACCGTTGCTAAAATAGGTGAAGGGATGGTGTTTTCTTTGTCTGCTCGATGGTCAAAATATTGTAATATTATTGAAGCGCCAACAATATTACAGATTCCTGAAGGGTTTACGTCATATGATTCAAAGCAATCTACTACGCATGTATCACCAGATGAAGGTGTTGTATCTTTTGAATATATTATGCAAGGTATGAAGCCGGGTGATTGGGAAATTCCATCGCAAACATTTACCTATTTTGATATAAAAACGCGCAATTATATAACGTTGAGTAGTGAGCCGTTATCAGTGACTATTCTTGGTACAGCGCTATCGAGAAAAAATGAGTTAGGCTCTTCAGCGGGTGCACAGCAGGTAGAAAGTGGTAATATTACTACTGCAAATGGGCAGTCTGATCAGCATAATGATATTCATTCTATTATTTCGAATGATATATGGTATAGCAGATCGGTGCGCGAAATTCCGCTGTCATTTTTTTTGCTGTTATTATTGGTGCCAATATTAGGGATTATTTTTTTTCTATTGCAGAGCATGTGGCTCTGGTATAAAGATAAAAATGAGTTAGTTATACGTAAAAAAAGAGGCTTTATGCTTGCTCGTCGCGCATTACAACAAGCAGAACAGCAGCATGCCGCGGGACAATTATATTTTATCTTTATACAGTTATTTGTTGCCCGTTTTGGATTACCAGAAAGCGCTCTTTCTCAGGATGTGATAGCAGAACGTTTGGCACGCGCAGGAATGTTGGTTGATGACATTCATGCATGGAACAGTTTTTTTTCTCAGATTGCAGAGTTGGTATTTTTTAATAAAACGATTGATGATCAATCGGCTATTGCATTATTTACGCAAGCACATGCATGGTTAACCGTATTTGAGCAAACGATATGA
- a CDS encoding tetratricopeptide repeat protein: MMNRFVFIILYLFLFSSFPLHALFERDKAAYAGQRAEWEKAREILTPLVVNNVDDFVLLYDMGVASYKVGDYEHAQGYFDAVINAQSITDQLKEQACFNAGNSAVQRKQLDDAIAYYEHALSIVPNNERTKHNLEIVKKMRDEQKKKKEQEKEQNDEQKNKNQDKQEQQKDQQDKKHDDKQQDSSGNDEQQNDAQRDQDRNDGNQQKNKQNQQPDQSGSNEEQHSKQQSDQNKEQGGNPQNRQNNEKKQQQQQQGQKDLEGDLQDKPGNEHKNQNEHKTHNQNEKNDTQNIAKDSKQNTAEQKKEQADAAAAGKQGGQKMAAVERTDALNTVDEWLATILKKREEDDAQLNKCMIKAAVGEQLAGQDGQNCW, encoded by the coding sequence ATGATGAATCGCTTTGTGTTTATTATTCTATATTTGTTTTTGTTCTCATCTTTCCCCTTACATGCTCTCTTTGAACGTGATAAAGCTGCATATGCAGGTCAGCGTGCAGAATGGGAAAAAGCTCGTGAGATTTTAACGCCACTGGTGGTGAATAATGTTGATGATTTTGTTTTATTATATGATATGGGAGTTGCGTCATATAAAGTTGGCGATTATGAACATGCGCAAGGTTATTTTGATGCAGTAATTAATGCGCAGTCAATTACTGATCAATTAAAAGAACAAGCGTGTTTTAATGCAGGAAACAGTGCCGTTCAACGAAAACAACTCGATGATGCCATTGCCTATTATGAGCACGCATTATCTATCGTTCCTAATAATGAACGGACAAAGCACAACTTGGAGATTGTAAAAAAAATGCGTGATGAGCAAAAGAAAAAAAAAGAGCAAGAAAAAGAGCAGAACGACGAGCAGAAAAATAAAAATCAGGATAAACAAGAACAGCAAAAGGATCAGCAAGATAAAAAGCACGATGATAAACAACAAGATTCTTCAGGTAATGACGAACAACAGAATGATGCCCAGCGAGATCAAGATCGTAATGATGGAAATCAGCAAAAGAACAAGCAGAATCAACAGCCGGACCAGTCTGGATCAAACGAAGAACAGCACAGCAAGCAGCAGTCCGACCAAAACAAAGAACAAGGCGGAAATCCACAGAACCGGCAGAACAATGAAAAGAAACAGCAGCAACAACAGCAAGGGCAAAAGGATCTTGAAGGTGATTTGCAAGATAAGCCAGGTAATGAACATAAGAATCAAAATGAACATAAAACTCACAACCAAAATGAAAAGAACGATACACAAAATATAGCTAAAGACAGTAAACAGAATACGGCTGAACAAAAAAAAGAACAAGCTGATGCAGCTGCAGCAGGTAAACAGGGAGGACAAAAAATGGCAGCAGTGGAACGCACAGATGCATTAAATACGGTTGATGAGTGGCTTGCAACGATTTTAAAAAAGCGTGAAGAGGACGATGCGCAGTTAAATAAATGTATGATTAAGGCGGCAGTAGGAGAACAATTAGCGGGGCAAGATGGACAAAATTGTTGGTAA
- a CDS encoding VWA domain-containing protein, whose amino-acid sequence MNIGITWGALDRLIWSPILVVVAILLIYRLYKTKMVVRLLAVLQHESRLLLGFSQKKMKLKALLFFLGSVALFLVVLEPQWNKKEHVVAQEGRDLFIALDISRSMLVQDCKPDRLSCAKEKIKSLIKYLSCERIGLILFSGSTFVQCPLTADYGAFEMFLNQIDVETISSGTTALDAAIKKAIAAFQTTPDQKNRLLVVFTDGEDFSSNLAGVKQQAAQVGMHIFTIGVGTTQGAPIPLFDVRGNHMGHQRNQKGGVVISRLNEDILRALSLDSGGIYIKMTDDDSDVRSLISHVNRFEKEKFDDKKIALFEQQYPYFIAGSFGFFLMEWFL is encoded by the coding sequence ATGAATATAGGAATTACGTGGGGAGCATTAGATCGTCTTATATGGTCTCCAATATTAGTAGTGGTTGCGATTTTGCTAATATACCGATTGTATAAAACGAAAATGGTAGTTCGTTTGCTTGCGGTACTGCAGCATGAATCTCGACTACTACTTGGTTTTTCTCAGAAAAAAATGAAGCTTAAAGCATTGTTATTTTTTTTAGGTTCGGTTGCATTGTTTCTTGTTGTATTAGAACCACAATGGAATAAAAAAGAGCATGTTGTTGCACAAGAAGGACGAGATCTTTTTATAGCATTAGATATTTCTCGAAGCATGCTTGTGCAAGATTGTAAGCCCGATCGTTTGAGCTGTGCAAAAGAAAAAATAAAATCATTGATCAAGTATCTTTCATGTGAGCGAATAGGCCTTATTTTATTTTCAGGATCTACCTTTGTGCAATGTCCTTTGACAGCAGATTATGGTGCATTTGAGATGTTTTTAAATCAGATTGATGTAGAAACAATTTCTTCTGGAACTACGGCTCTTGATGCGGCAATAAAAAAAGCAATTGCTGCATTTCAGACGACGCCAGATCAAAAAAATAGATTATTAGTTGTGTTTACTGATGGAGAAGATTTTTCGAGTAATCTTGCAGGAGTCAAACAACAAGCAGCACAAGTCGGTATGCATATTTTTACTATTGGTGTTGGCACAACGCAGGGAGCCCCTATTCCTTTGTTTGATGTGCGAGGCAATCACATGGGCCATCAACGTAATCAAAAAGGTGGCGTGGTCATCTCTCGTCTTAATGAAGATATTCTCCGTGCGCTGTCACTTGATTCTGGTGGCATTTATATTAAAATGACAGACGATGATTCTGACGTGCGCTCGCTTATATCGCACGTGAATCGTTTTGAAAAAGAGAAATTTGATGATAAGAAAATAGCATTATTTGAACAGCAATATCCTTATTTTATCGCGGGCAGTTTTGGTTTTTTTTTGATGGAATGGTTTCTATGA
- a CDS encoding VWA domain-containing protein — MNLSLHFTYPLVLYIGIPVVLLFALIRCKYYAGFRYTYSLASSLHTHGAVSHHPYKKILYITRLTTLLMFVFLLAKPQLIDPKSNVVVNGIDIVLVLDISGSMNLPHHGHDERSRITVAKEEAIRFIKKRTNDAIGIVLFGNDALSRCPLTVDKKILTEIVRDVEIGLVNPEGTVIAQAIITAANRLRYSKAASKIMILLTDGEPSGNDINPDIAIQAAQQLGIKIYTIGIGSDMQDMRTLLLGFPVQHSSFNVALLERFARETGGRFFQAKDAKDMRMIYDTIDALEKTEIESSIFSTCYDWFIPFVCIAAALLFFELCMTTFIWFGV; from the coding sequence TGAATTTGTCTTTGCATTTTACATACCCATTGGTTTTATATATTGGTATACCAGTTGTTTTGTTGTTTGCATTGATTCGGTGTAAGTATTACGCGGGATTTCGATATACCTATTCATTAGCATCATCATTGCATACGCATGGTGCTGTTTCGCATCATCCCTATAAAAAGATTTTGTATATTACGCGGTTAACTACATTACTCATGTTTGTTTTTTTGTTAGCCAAGCCACAACTAATTGATCCGAAATCAAATGTAGTAGTGAATGGTATTGACATTGTGTTGGTATTAGATATTTCAGGAAGTATGAATTTACCGCACCATGGGCACGATGAGCGTTCCCGTATTACGGTTGCAAAAGAAGAAGCGATTCGTTTTATAAAAAAGCGTACTAACGATGCAATAGGAATTGTTTTATTTGGTAATGATGCGTTAAGTCGTTGCCCGCTTACGGTTGATAAAAAGATTCTTACCGAGATAGTTCGTGATGTAGAGATTGGGCTGGTTAATCCAGAAGGAACGGTCATAGCGCAAGCAATTATAACTGCAGCGAATCGATTACGGTATTCAAAAGCGGCAAGTAAAATTATGATTTTGTTAACAGATGGTGAGCCGAGCGGAAATGATATAAATCCAGATATCGCTATTCAGGCTGCACAACAGTTAGGAATAAAAATTTATACCATAGGCATTGGTTCAGATATGCAGGATATGCGCACCCTTTTATTGGGATTCCCCGTGCAACATAGTTCATTTAATGTTGCATTGCTTGAACGATTTGCCCGTGAAACAGGAGGGAGATTTTTTCAGGCGAAAGATGCAAAGGATATGCGTATGATTTATGATACCATTGATGCATTGGAAAAAACGGAGATAGAATCATCTATTTTTAGCACCTGTTATGATTGGTTTATACCGTTTGTCTGCATAGCTGCAGCATTATTGTTTTTTGAATTGTGTATGACAACATTTATTTGGTTTGGCGTATAA